One window of the Candidatus Cloacimonadota bacterium genome contains the following:
- a CDS encoding ArsR family transcriptional regulator, whose product MNRFEFIEHMAEVFKALSDPNRLIIIKLLVSTGDKDLCVADLAKALGISQPAVSQHLKILKNVKVLESQKIGFHVYYKVNLEIMNSLTEKVDKLLNMAHEECPENEVY is encoded by the coding sequence ATGAATCGGTTTGAATTTATCGAGCACATGGCAGAAGTTTTTAAAGCTTTAAGCGATCCTAATCGTTTAATTATTATCAAATTGTTAGTCTCTACCGGGGATAAAGATCTTTGTGTAGCGGATTTGGCAAAAGCACTCGGTATTTCGCAACCTGCAGTTTCACAACATTTAAAAATATTGAAAAATGTGAAGGTTCTGGAATCTCAAAAAATTGGTTTTCATGTATATTATAAAGTAAACCTGGAAATTATGAATTCTCTAACCGAAAAAGTTGATAAATTACTTAATATGGCTCACGA
- a CDS encoding transcription termination factor Rho gives MEENTEEISLFDLTITQLTKMAKELDIEDYKGLKKNELIHKIFEMQAMQEGLAFAKGVLEITDDGYGFLRFKHHNYTHGRNDIYVSSSQIKKFGLKKGHVVCGPVRAPKEEEKYFALIRVDSINKESPQLAREAKYFDKLTPYYPQEKLDLETKPTNVTTRIINLFTPIGKGQRGIIVAAPRTGKTVIMQEIANSVLTNHKEVYVIVLLVDERPEEVTEMRNILIPENSEVISSTFDETPRNHIQVAEMALAKAKRMVELGHDVVIMLDSITRLARAYNMVTPSSGKVLSGGLDSSSIHRPKKFFGSARNTLEQGSLTIIATALVDTGSRMDQVIFEEFKGTGNMELVLDRSISDLRLYPAIDLVKSGTRREELLLTEEEANRMFILRKFLKGMSPIQGIELLRSKMLKTKNNLELLQIMSK, from the coding sequence ATGGAAGAAAATACAGAAGAAATCAGTCTTTTTGATTTGACTATAACTCAACTTACAAAAATGGCAAAAGAGCTTGATATCGAGGATTATAAAGGTCTGAAGAAAAACGAATTGATCCACAAGATCTTTGAAATGCAGGCAATGCAGGAAGGTCTGGCTTTTGCCAAAGGTGTATTGGAGATAACAGACGATGGTTATGGTTTCTTACGATTTAAACATCACAATTATACGCATGGTAGAAACGATATTTATGTCTCCAGTTCCCAGATTAAAAAATTCGGTCTGAAAAAAGGACATGTTGTTTGCGGTCCCGTACGTGCACCCAAAGAAGAAGAAAAATACTTTGCTTTGATCAGAGTCGATTCTATTAATAAGGAATCTCCGCAATTAGCCAGAGAAGCAAAGTACTTTGATAAACTAACACCTTATTATCCGCAGGAAAAACTGGATCTGGAAACCAAACCGACAAATGTCACCACCAGGATCATAAATCTTTTTACTCCCATTGGAAAAGGACAGAGAGGGATAATCGTGGCAGCTCCGAGAACAGGAAAGACGGTTATCATGCAGGAAATAGCGAATTCCGTTTTGACAAACCATAAAGAAGTTTATGTCATTGTTCTCCTCGTTGATGAACGACCTGAAGAAGTAACAGAAATGAGAAACATCCTGATCCCTGAAAATTCTGAAGTGATCAGTTCTACTTTTGATGAAACTCCCAGAAACCATATTCAGGTTGCAGAAATGGCTTTAGCCAAAGCCAAACGCATGGTCGAACTGGGACATGATGTTGTTATTATGCTCGATAGTATTACAAGATTAGCAAGAGCATATAATATGGTCACTCCTTCCAGCGGAAAAGTTCTCTCCGGAGGTCTGGATTCCAGTTCTATCCATCGTCCGAAAAAATTCTTCGGTTCAGCTCGAAATACGCTCGAACAGGGAAGTTTGACAATTATTGCCACAGCTCTTGTCGATACCGGAAGCCGAATGGATCAGGTCATTTTTGAAGAATTTAAAGGAACAGGAAATATGGAATTGGTTTTAGATCGATCAATTAGTGATTTAAGATTATATCCGGCGATCGATCTGGTAAAATCCGGAACACGAAGGGAAGAACTACTTTTGACAGAAGAAGAAGCAAATCGAATGTTCATCTTACGAAAATTCCTCAAAGGAATGAGCCCTATTCAGGGAATTGAACTGCTTAGATCAAAAATGCTGAAAACAAAAAACAATCTGGAACTCCTGCAAATAATGAGTAAATAG